A window of Bacteroidia bacterium contains these coding sequences:
- a CDS encoding DUF885 domain-containing protein, whose translation MINLHFIKVRTLILSLVLLVMATGSIWAVNLVWFRPFNIHLFYERVVLEQALSDPEFLSQINWLDQFGLSFYKDDLTDESIASQREHVQKARKDLQILAAYNQENISSEHKLSGEILEWLLSTNIKGERFLLHSYPLNPVNGVQRELPAFMVSAHELNSAKDADRYIARLKKFDAKFEQVLTGLQLRKAKGMTPPRFLLESVLDEMRAFTAVSPEENILYTHFCVKINALPGMNPEEAGNLCRQAEQEIRCSVYPAYEKLIAFCQSVLTEASDAAGVSQLPNGEAFYAYSLARNTTANYTPDEVYSKGQNEVDRILTEMHTILDSLNYEFKNVGQQMYLLSIEESTKSTQSNGEYQLRCKIEEALCEADTAFYDLFFSRPAEDIDIRMMRGNRINSHLHSYLPATDTAPAALSVDPSARFAYFGWRAVAVAEGKPGKHYLLSEHSKPEKMPTFRKVIPFSAYTQGYALYSTQLAHEHNFFRNPFDNLGRLQMELYYTALMVTDAGIHSKGWTKSEAIKYLAKTTGIPVPAVEQDVIRIMSVPGEAAMEKAGMMKIMELRQRARVKLGNEFDIREFHEILTRNGPMPLDVLESQVEEYIISRQFDTTSIFEA comes from the coding sequence ATGATCAATCTGCATTTTATTAAAGTACGGACGCTTATTTTGTCTCTGGTGCTGTTAGTGATGGCGACCGGGAGCATCTGGGCGGTGAATCTTGTTTGGTTCCGGCCTTTCAACATCCACTTGTTTTATGAGCGTGTAGTTTTGGAGCAGGCGCTATCAGACCCCGAATTTCTCAGCCAGATTAACTGGTTGGATCAATTTGGCCTTTCCTTTTATAAGGATGATCTCACGGATGAATCCATTGCTTCGCAGCGGGAGCATGTGCAAAAGGCCCGGAAGGACCTGCAAATACTGGCGGCTTATAATCAGGAGAATATCAGTAGCGAGCATAAACTATCAGGAGAAATTCTGGAATGGCTGCTGTCCACTAATATTAAGGGAGAGCGTTTCCTGCTGCACAGTTATCCGCTGAATCCCGTTAATGGAGTCCAGCGCGAGTTGCCGGCATTCATGGTAAGTGCGCATGAGCTTAATTCAGCAAAAGATGCCGACCGCTATATCGCGCGCCTCAAAAAGTTTGACGCGAAATTCGAGCAAGTGCTGACAGGTCTGCAATTAAGGAAGGCAAAAGGTATGACGCCACCGCGTTTTCTTCTGGAATCAGTTCTGGATGAAATGCGGGCCTTTACCGCTGTATCACCGGAAGAGAACATTCTCTACACGCACTTTTGTGTTAAAATCAATGCGTTACCAGGAATGAACCCTGAAGAGGCCGGCAATCTATGTCGGCAAGCAGAGCAGGAAATCCGGTGTAGTGTATATCCTGCATACGAAAAACTCATTGCATTTTGTCAGAGCGTATTGACTGAAGCTTCTGACGCGGCAGGTGTTTCTCAGCTTCCGAACGGAGAAGCATTTTATGCTTATTCCCTGGCCCGTAATACTACTGCCAACTATACTCCTGATGAAGTATACTCAAAAGGACAAAATGAGGTGGATCGTATCCTGACTGAAATGCATACAATTTTAGATAGCCTGAACTATGAATTCAAAAATGTAGGGCAGCAAATGTATCTTTTGAGCATTGAGGAATCCACCAAGAGTACACAGAGCAATGGAGAATATCAATTGCGCTGCAAGATAGAAGAAGCATTGTGTGAGGCGGATACTGCTTTCTATGATCTATTCTTTTCAAGACCCGCTGAGGATATTGATATCAGAATGATGAGAGGCAATAGAATTAATTCCCATTTACATAGCTATCTGCCTGCTACAGATACCGCTCCTGCTGCGTTGTCTGTAGATCCTTCAGCAAGATTCGCTTACTTTGGATGGAGGGCAGTTGCCGTAGCAGAAGGGAAGCCGGGCAAGCACTACCTGCTGTCGGAGCATTCCAAACCTGAAAAAATGCCGACTTTCCGGAAGGTAATTCCTTTTTCTGCCTATACACAGGGATATGCGCTGTATTCTACCCAACTGGCGCATGAACATAACTTTTTCCGGAATCCATTTGACAATCTCGGACGACTTCAGATGGAGTTGTATTACACTGCTCTGATGGTGACGGATGCAGGAATTCATTCGAAGGGCTGGACGAAGTCGGAGGCCATAAAGTATCTGGCCAAAACAACCGGAATTCCGGTCCCGGCAGTGGAGCAGGATGTGATAAGAATAATGTCGGTTCCGGGCGAAGCAGCCATGGAAAAAGCCGGTATGATGAAGATCATGGAGTTGCGGCAGCGCGCTCGTGTCAAACTTGGAAACGAGTTCGACATCAGAGAATTCCATGAAATATTGACCAGAAATGGCCCCATGCCGCTTGATGTGCTGGAAAGCCAGGTGGAAGAATATATCATATCCAGGCAGTTCGACACCACTTCAATTTTCGAGGCATAG